A single window of Vibrio gazogenes DNA harbors:
- a CDS encoding TatD family hydrolase, giving the protein MFVDSHCHLDKLNYDELHLDIQDVLNKARHVQVEQILSVGVTLASFPQMLKMIEPFDWVHASCGVHPLDVESDFALDTFYEYANHAKVIAIGETGLDYHYRPETAELQKLRFMQQIEVAVALNKPLIIHTRNAREDTLALLRQGKAEQCRGVIHCFTEDMAFAQAAMDLGFYISISGIVTFRQAMELKSVVKDLPLERLLIETDSPYLAPVPHRGQENQPAFVTEVAKCIAQLKDIPVSEVAHQTTKNFLDLFFL; this is encoded by the coding sequence ATGTTTGTCGACTCCCACTGTCATTTAGATAAACTCAATTACGATGAGTTACATCTGGATATCCAGGATGTTTTAAATAAAGCGCGTCATGTTCAGGTTGAGCAAATCCTCTCTGTGGGCGTGACGCTGGCATCCTTCCCCCAAATGCTGAAAATGATCGAACCATTCGACTGGGTTCATGCTTCCTGTGGTGTCCACCCACTAGATGTTGAGAGTGATTTTGCGCTAGATACTTTTTATGAATATGCCAATCATGCCAAAGTTATTGCTATCGGTGAAACGGGGCTTGATTACCATTATCGTCCGGAGACGGCAGAGTTACAGAAACTGAGATTCATGCAGCAGATTGAAGTTGCGGTTGCGCTGAATAAGCCTCTGATTATTCATACTCGTAACGCAAGAGAAGATACGCTGGCATTGTTGCGTCAAGGAAAAGCGGAGCAATGTCGTGGTGTGATTCACTGTTTTACCGAAGATATGGCATTTGCTCAGGCAGCGATGGATCTTGGTTTTTATATTTCAATTTCTGGGATCGTGACTTTCCGTCAGGCGATGGAATTGAAATCTGTTGTGAAAGACCTGCCGCTAGAGCGTTTGTTGATTGAAACAGATTCTCCTTATTTGGCGCCTGTCCCACATCGAGGACAAGAGAATCAACCGGCTTTTGTGACTGAAGTGGCGAAGTGTATTGCGCAGTTAAAAGATATACCTGTCAGTGAAGTTGCGCATCAAACCACCAAGAATTTCTTGGATCTTTTTTTTCTATAG
- the ptsG gene encoding PTS glucose transporter subunit IIBC codes for MSKNLFAELQKVGKSLMLPVSVLPVAGILLGVGAANFSWLPEVISHLMEQAGGSVFGQMALLFAVGVSLGFTNNDGVSGLSAIVGYGIMVATLKVMATVMGVESINTGVLGGILSGALAAWAFNRFFKIQLPDYLGFFAGKRAVPIITGFLSIILGVVLSFIWPPVGSAIAAFSDWAAQQNPVLAFGIYGVVERSLIPFGLHHIWNVPFFYEAGTCTNNAGQVVHGIMTCFLTADDASRAAGNGFGQLAGGYLFKMFGLPAAAFAIARCAKPENRAKIMGIMASAALTSFLTGITEPIEFSFLFVSPLLYGIHALLAGLAYVITNYLGIVHGHTFSNGFIDFVVQSAHAQKMLLLVGVGLVYAVIYYVVFTVVIRTLDIKTPGREDDTVDDVVTGDSEMASALVAAFGGKANITNLDACITRLRVSVDNTDAVDQDKLKSLGAAGVVVVKGGVQAIFGTRSDVLRTEMDEWMRGHN; via the coding sequence ATGTCTAAGAACCTTTTTGCGGAACTGCAAAAAGTTGGTAAATCACTGATGCTACCCGTATCAGTGTTGCCGGTTGCAGGTATATTACTTGGTGTTGGTGCCGCTAATTTTAGTTGGTTACCAGAAGTCATCTCTCATCTGATGGAGCAGGCTGGTGGTTCGGTATTCGGACAGATGGCGTTGTTGTTTGCTGTCGGTGTTTCATTAGGTTTTACAAACAATGACGGGGTGTCTGGACTTTCTGCGATCGTTGGTTACGGTATCATGGTTGCGACATTGAAAGTCATGGCAACTGTGATGGGTGTAGAATCCATCAATACAGGGGTTCTTGGTGGTATCCTGTCGGGGGCCCTTGCCGCATGGGCATTTAACCGTTTCTTCAAGATTCAATTACCAGATTATCTAGGTTTCTTTGCCGGTAAGCGTGCTGTGCCAATTATCACCGGTTTCCTATCGATTATCCTAGGTGTGGTACTATCGTTTATCTGGCCTCCAGTTGGCTCTGCCATTGCAGCGTTCTCTGACTGGGCAGCGCAACAAAACCCAGTATTGGCATTTGGTATCTACGGCGTAGTTGAACGTTCTCTTATTCCTTTTGGTTTGCACCACATCTGGAACGTACCATTCTTCTATGAAGCAGGCACATGTACAAACAATGCAGGTCAAGTGGTTCACGGTATCATGACTTGTTTCTTGACTGCTGATGATGCTTCTCGTGCAGCGGGTAATGGGTTTGGTCAGCTTGCTGGTGGTTATTTGTTTAAAATGTTTGGTCTACCTGCTGCTGCTTTTGCAATTGCGCGTTGTGCGAAACCTGAAAACCGTGCAAAAATCATGGGTATCATGGCATCTGCTGCATTGACTTCATTCCTGACAGGTATTACTGAACCAATCGAGTTCTCATTCTTGTTCGTTTCACCACTACTGTATGGTATTCATGCGCTTCTGGCTGGTTTGGCATATGTCATCACTAACTATTTGGGTATAGTTCACGGCCATACATTCTCTAATGGTTTCATTGACTTTGTCGTGCAATCAGCACATGCACAGAAAATGCTTCTGCTTGTCGGCGTAGGCCTTGTTTATGCAGTGATTTACTATGTTGTATTCACTGTTGTTATCCGCACTCTGGATATCAAAACACCTGGTCGTGAAGACGATACGGTAGATGACGTGGTGACTGGTGATTCGGAAATGGCGTCTGCTCTTGTTGCTGCATTTGGTGGCAAAGCGAATATCACAAACTTGGATGCATGTATCACTCGTTTACGTGTTTCAGTTGATAATACTGATGCTGTTGACCAAGATAAACTGAAATCACTGGGTGCTGCTGGTGTTGTCGTTGTGAAAGGTGGTGTTCAGGCTATCTTCGGTACTCGTTCTGATGTATTAAGAACAGAAATGGACGAGTGGATGCGCGGCCATAACTAA
- a CDS encoding MetS family NSS transporter small subunit yields MDISAIIMMVIGLGITWGGAFICMKKAMRQSD; encoded by the coding sequence ATGGATATCAGCGCAATCATTATGATGGTTATTGGTCTCGGTATTACATGGGGTGGTGCATTCATCTGTATGAAGAAAGCAATGCGTCAGTCTGACTAA
- a CDS encoding sodium-dependent transporter, with the protein MKREQWGSRAGFILAAVGSAIGLGNIWRFPYMAYENGGGAFFIPYLFAMLTAGIPFMILEFSMGQKHRGSAPKTISQIHSKFEWLGWFQVGVAAVIGVYYVAVIGWAISYFGLSFTQGWGTETNTFFFSNYLGLGENTPTNLGGIRWNIALTVALAWGITYIAIINGVKSGIERASKIMMPILFIMVLVLIGRMCMLPGALDGINYMFKPDFSKIWDVKVWAAAYGQIFFTLSIGFAIMLAYSSYLPEKSDITNNAFMTVLINCGFSILAGIMIFSVLGYMAQEQGKELTDVVSSGVGLAFVTLPAAINLLPAPYIFGPLLFFALVVAGLSSHISIMEAVTSAIIDKTKWRRNKAASIVIGTGFIVSMAFVTDGGILLLDLVDHFANNIGIMTGCFVEIVMMTWLFKVSDIRKYANAKSDFSIGAWFDICLRFITPVILATILATKLHTLLTEGYGGYDLTIGWVLILALLVVGILINLKSRPQEG; encoded by the coding sequence ATGAAGCGAGAACAATGGGGATCTCGTGCCGGTTTTATCTTAGCTGCGGTCGGATCCGCTATTGGTTTAGGTAATATCTGGCGCTTTCCGTATATGGCTTATGAAAATGGAGGTGGCGCATTTTTTATCCCTTACCTTTTCGCCATGCTCACAGCCGGCATCCCCTTCATGATTCTAGAATTCAGTATGGGGCAGAAACACCGCGGTTCCGCACCGAAGACAATTTCCCAGATTCATTCAAAATTTGAGTGGCTTGGTTGGTTCCAGGTCGGCGTTGCTGCTGTCATCGGTGTTTATTATGTAGCCGTAATCGGCTGGGCTATCTCCTATTTTGGTCTTTCGTTCACCCAAGGTTGGGGAACAGAAACCAATACTTTCTTCTTCAGCAATTATCTAGGACTTGGTGAAAATACGCCAACAAACTTAGGTGGTATCCGCTGGAACATTGCCTTGACTGTTGCACTCGCTTGGGGGATTACCTACATAGCGATTATTAACGGTGTGAAATCAGGGATTGAGCGCGCATCTAAAATTATGATGCCGATTCTATTCATTATGGTACTGGTCTTGATTGGGCGTATGTGCATGCTCCCCGGCGCATTAGATGGCATCAATTATATGTTCAAACCAGACTTCAGTAAGATATGGGACGTTAAAGTTTGGGCAGCCGCATACGGTCAAATATTCTTTACCCTGAGTATCGGCTTTGCCATTATGCTGGCTTACTCCAGTTACTTACCGGAAAAATCAGATATCACAAACAATGCATTTATGACGGTATTGATTAACTGCGGATTTTCGATTCTTGCAGGTATCATGATTTTTTCCGTGTTAGGCTATATGGCCCAAGAGCAAGGAAAAGAGCTCACGGATGTCGTTTCATCTGGGGTTGGACTTGCATTCGTTACTCTCCCTGCTGCAATCAATTTATTGCCAGCACCCTATATTTTCGGCCCATTACTGTTTTTTGCACTCGTTGTTGCCGGTTTAAGCTCTCATATATCGATTATGGAAGCCGTCACATCAGCTATCATTGATAAAACCAAATGGCGTCGTAACAAGGCCGCAAGTATTGTCATCGGGACAGGCTTTATTGTGTCAATGGCTTTCGTCACTGATGGCGGTATCTTACTGCTCGATCTGGTCGATCACTTTGCAAACAATATCGGCATCATGACTGGCTGCTTTGTCGAGATTGTGATGATGACTTGGTTATTCAAAGTATCTGATATCCGTAAGTATGCAAATGCTAAATCTGACTTTTCTATTGGTGCCTGGTTTGATATTTGTCTGCGCTTTATTACGCCGGTCATATTGGCGACGATTCTGGCGACGAAACTTCACACATTATTGACGGAAGGTTATGGCGGCTACGATCTCACTATCGGTTGGGTTCTGATTCTTGCTCTGCTCGTTGTCGGTATTTTAATTAACCTGAAAAGTCGTCCTCAGGAGGGATAA
- a CDS encoding YnhF family membrane protein encodes MDVDLKYAVVITGIIFAVLIGSGLIAIAN; translated from the coding sequence ATGGACGTCGATCTGAAATATGCTGTTGTCATTACAGGCATTATTTTTGCGGTATTAATTGGTTCTGGTTTGATTGCCATTGCTAACTAA
- a CDS encoding patatin-like phospholipase family protein, with the protein MGKNVGVISEQQVIDDCDRLSRFIGGKNALVAQGGGQRGIFTAGVLDAFNLSNFDPFDVYYGTSAGALNLCAFLCRQHGLGKAFITDLTTDSSFFNLFAYIRKKQYVDLSWALERIVDYPYRLDLDMGRQVLGERKAYAAVTSSETLIDHYLPMVQPNWKEVLLASCAIPTLCHHPININGESYVDGGISASIPVQEAWRQGARFIAVIRTESVTNNKAGLQSAELPPKPSEAWLHQSFSYLQNQWQQKVTQWRQDWRNYLRQKMSLVPQEEMLNGGRWLFGSEQLYRMSHLIGGSMDTRLTDMLMVHYQTYALTLEFLKRPPDDVFVIQIAPEQPLRSNTLLSRKSDLLWDYEQGLQAGYNFIRSWDNARALSGQSLKASKSGLLES; encoded by the coding sequence ATGGGAAAAAACGTTGGTGTAATTTCTGAACAGCAGGTCATTGATGATTGTGACCGCTTGTCTCGGTTCATTGGTGGGAAAAATGCTTTGGTTGCTCAAGGTGGCGGTCAGCGGGGCATTTTTACTGCCGGTGTTCTGGATGCATTTAATCTGTCCAATTTTGACCCGTTTGATGTCTATTACGGTACATCTGCCGGCGCATTAAACCTTTGTGCATTTCTCTGCCGTCAGCATGGGCTTGGTAAAGCGTTTATTACCGACTTAACCACAGACTCTTCATTTTTTAATCTGTTTGCTTACATCAGGAAAAAGCAGTACGTCGATTTGTCGTGGGCACTTGAGCGGATCGTTGATTATCCGTATCGGCTCGATTTGGATATGGGGCGTCAGGTCTTAGGAGAAAGAAAGGCATATGCGGCAGTCACCAGTTCAGAGACGTTAATCGATCATTACTTACCCATGGTTCAGCCAAACTGGAAAGAGGTACTGTTGGCTTCCTGTGCCATCCCGACACTATGCCACCATCCAATCAATATCAATGGTGAATCCTACGTTGACGGCGGAATTTCAGCATCGATTCCTGTTCAGGAAGCATGGCGGCAGGGAGCCCGTTTTATCGCTGTGATTCGGACTGAATCTGTCACCAATAACAAAGCAGGATTACAGTCTGCGGAGTTACCCCCGAAACCGAGTGAGGCTTGGTTGCACCAGTCGTTTAGCTACCTGCAAAATCAATGGCAGCAGAAAGTCACACAGTGGCGTCAAGACTGGCGTAATTATTTACGTCAGAAAATGTCGCTGGTTCCTCAGGAAGAAATGTTGAATGGCGGGCGTTGGTTATTTGGTTCGGAACAACTGTATCGAATGAGTCATTTAATTGGTGGTTCTATGGATACACGTCTGACGGATATGTTGATGGTTCATTACCAGACATATGCTTTAACCCTTGAATTCTTAAAACGTCCGCCAGATGATGTGTTCGTGATTCAGATTGCACCGGAACAGCCACTTCGCTCCAACACGTTGCTGAGTAGGAAAAGCGATTTACTATGGGACTATGAGCAAGGATTACAAGCGGGCTACAACTTTATACGAAGTTGGGATAATGCCCGGGCATTGAGCGGTCAGTCATTGAAAGCCTCAAAATCAGGGCTGCTGGAATCATAG
- the pyk gene encoding pyruvate kinase has protein sequence MQKKIQRRTKIVTTLGPSTDHGNNLEALINAGANVVRLNFSHGTADDHRLRARKVREIAARLGHHVAILGDLQGPKIRVSTFTHGKITLNVGDRFTLDADMPPGAGHQDAVGIDYKNLPNDVQCNDILLLDDGRVQLQVIMVEGHKIHTTVTVGGPLSNNKGINRQGGGLSAQALTEKDKQDILLAAELDVEYLAVSFPRNGQDIQYARSLARDAGLEAKIVAKVERAETVSNQTNIDDIIMASDVIMVARGDLGVEIGDPALVGVQKKLIYRAKALNRVVITATQMMESMIENPMPTRAEVMDVANAVIDGTDAVMLSGETAAGKYPVETVKAMAEVCIGAESVMEVKTQSYRLESTFVTAEETVAMSTIYAANHMDGIQAIVTMTESGRTALMTSRLNSELPIFALSNNEKALNRCALYRGVIPWYFDSHQESAYEIALEALSGLKEKKQLAFGDIVIITQGDVMGVEGTTNCMRVLPVF, from the coding sequence ATGCAAAAAAAAATCCAACGAAGAACGAAAATCGTAACAACTCTTGGTCCTTCAACTGATCATGGTAATAACCTTGAAGCTCTGATCAATGCGGGCGCCAATGTTGTTCGTCTGAACTTTTCGCACGGAACCGCAGACGATCATCGCCTTCGAGCAAGAAAAGTCCGTGAGATTGCGGCCAGACTTGGGCATCACGTGGCCATACTGGGAGATCTTCAAGGGCCAAAGATTCGTGTGTCTACTTTTACTCATGGGAAGATCACACTGAATGTCGGCGATCGATTTACACTAGATGCTGATATGCCCCCCGGTGCGGGTCATCAAGACGCTGTCGGAATTGATTACAAAAACCTCCCCAACGATGTTCAATGCAACGATATTCTTTTGTTAGATGACGGACGGGTTCAACTGCAAGTCATCATGGTTGAAGGACACAAAATTCATACGACCGTCACGGTCGGTGGACCACTCTCCAACAATAAAGGTATCAACCGTCAGGGTGGTGGTCTTTCCGCTCAGGCGCTCACCGAAAAAGACAAACAAGATATTCTGCTGGCAGCCGAGCTTGATGTGGAGTACCTGGCTGTTTCGTTTCCCAGAAATGGTCAAGACATACAGTATGCACGAAGTCTGGCTCGGGATGCCGGGTTAGAAGCCAAGATTGTCGCCAAAGTAGAACGCGCAGAAACAGTCTCAAACCAAACCAATATTGACGATATCATCATGGCATCTGACGTGATTATGGTCGCACGGGGAGACTTAGGCGTTGAAATCGGTGATCCGGCATTAGTCGGAGTACAGAAGAAACTCATTTACCGAGCAAAAGCGCTGAATCGCGTTGTGATTACCGCCACCCAGATGATGGAGTCAATGATTGAGAACCCGATGCCAACCCGGGCAGAAGTAATGGATGTCGCCAATGCTGTCATCGATGGCACTGATGCAGTGATGTTATCCGGAGAAACGGCAGCAGGGAAATATCCTGTCGAAACGGTAAAAGCGATGGCCGAGGTCTGTATTGGTGCAGAAAGTGTGATGGAAGTGAAAACTCAGAGCTATCGCCTAGAAAGCACATTCGTCACGGCAGAAGAAACCGTCGCCATGTCGACGATTTATGCTGCCAACCATATGGATGGCATCCAAGCGATTGTGACGATGACTGAGTCAGGCAGAACAGCATTAATGACTTCGCGCCTGAATTCAGAACTTCCCATCTTTGCCCTGTCAAATAATGAAAAAGCGTTAAACCGTTGTGCGCTGTATCGCGGGGTGATTCCTTGGTATTTCGATAGCCACCAAGAATCAGCCTATGAAATTGCGCTCGAAGCCCTTTCCGGTCTCAAAGAGAAAAAGCAACTGGCATTTGGTGATATCGTGATTATCACTCAGGGTGATGTGATGGGCGTCGAAGGGACGACAAACTGTATGCGGGTTTTGCCTGTCTTTTAG
- the mlc gene encoding ROK family protein has product MYTAQPGHIDHIKQINAGRVYKLIDQKGPISRIDLSKESELAPASITKITRELIDAHLIHETTVQEAISRGRPAVGLQTRNEGWQFLSIRLGRGYLTIALHELSGDVLIDTKIDIHEVDQDDLLARLFHEIEEFFLTYTQQLERVTAIAVTLPGLVDAENGVVLQMPHYHVNHLALGAEIYQVTGLPVFIANDTRAWALAEKLFGHSQDDDNSVLISIHNGLNAGVIVNGRVLQGKHGNIGDLGHIQIDPQGLLCDCGNRGCLETVTSSKALREQAMSRIANGEQSSLSRLTEISIEDICIAAAQGDPLSCDIMDRLGRHLGQAIAIVINMFNPEKVLIGGVINQAKAIVYPPMLKYIESQCNPAYREQVKIMESRFYKQSTMPGAALIKQALYDGSLLMTIVDR; this is encoded by the coding sequence ATGTATACGGCTCAGCCCGGCCATATTGACCACATCAAGCAAATTAATGCTGGTCGTGTTTACAAATTGATTGATCAAAAAGGTCCTATTTCACGTATTGATCTGTCTAAAGAGAGTGAGCTTGCTCCGGCGAGTATCACCAAGATCACGCGTGAGCTCATTGATGCTCATCTTATCCATGAAACAACTGTTCAAGAAGCAATTAGTCGTGGCCGTCCTGCGGTTGGCCTGCAAACCAGAAATGAAGGATGGCAATTTCTCTCGATTCGTCTGGGGCGGGGCTATCTGACAATAGCACTACATGAATTAAGTGGTGATGTGCTGATCGATACCAAAATTGATATTCATGAAGTGGATCAGGATGATTTACTGGCCCGATTGTTTCACGAGATCGAAGAATTTTTTCTGACCTACACTCAGCAACTTGAGCGTGTGACCGCGATTGCAGTGACACTCCCAGGATTGGTCGATGCAGAGAATGGGGTTGTTCTGCAAATGCCTCATTATCATGTGAATCACCTTGCGCTGGGGGCTGAGATTTATCAGGTGACGGGGTTACCGGTCTTCATTGCGAATGATACTCGGGCATGGGCACTGGCCGAAAAGCTGTTCGGCCACTCTCAGGATGACGATAACTCTGTATTAATTTCCATTCACAATGGTTTGAATGCGGGTGTGATTGTGAATGGACGCGTATTGCAGGGCAAACATGGCAACATCGGTGATTTGGGACATATCCAGATTGATCCGCAAGGTTTACTTTGCGATTGTGGGAATCGTGGTTGTCTGGAAACAGTGACGAGTTCAAAGGCTTTACGTGAGCAAGCCATGTCAAGAATTGCGAACGGCGAACAATCGTCGTTGAGTCGTCTGACGGAAATTTCAATTGAGGATATTTGTATCGCAGCCGCTCAAGGGGATCCATTATCGTGTGATATTATGGATCGACTGGGCAGACACCTCGGTCAGGCCATTGCTATCGTCATTAATATGTTTAATCCGGAGAAGGTGCTCATCGGTGGTGTCATTAATCAGGCTAAAGCGATTGTCTATCCTCCGATGCTTAAGTATATCGAAAGCCAATGTAACCCTGCTTACCGGGAGCAGGTCAAAATCATGGAATCACGGTTTTATAAACAGTCAACGATGCCCGGAGCTGCGCTCATCAAGCAAGCTTTATACGATGGTTCATTATTGATGACTATTGTTGATCGTTAA
- a CDS encoding chemotaxis protein CheV → MSGVLNTVDQRTNLVGENRLELLLFRLNSRQIFAINVFKVKEVIKVPVLTKMPGAHPHITGVASLRGEPVPVIDLRRAIGFPASQIESEEQNLIITEYNRSVQGFLVGQVRNIINTAWTEIQPPPRTAGRANYLTAITQVKEQDQAHIVEIIDVEKVLAEIVHYDVSISAEVLDENLMPEMVGRKVLIVDDSATARNQIKGTLSQLGLEIIECRDGLEAYNLLRKWCDDGKNVSQEILFMITDAEMPEMDGYKLTYEIRNDERMKDLHITLNTSLSGSFNEAMVKKVGCDRFISKFQPDMLVQVAQDRLREILP, encoded by the coding sequence ATGTCAGGTGTTTTAAATACGGTTGACCAGCGCACGAATCTCGTCGGAGAAAATCGCCTTGAACTGCTCCTTTTCAGATTGAACAGTCGACAGATTTTTGCGATTAATGTGTTTAAAGTCAAAGAAGTGATCAAAGTTCCGGTGTTAACCAAAATGCCCGGAGCACATCCCCACATTACGGGTGTCGCTTCTTTGCGCGGAGAACCGGTTCCTGTTATCGACTTGAGAAGGGCGATTGGTTTTCCTGCCTCTCAAATAGAGTCAGAAGAACAGAACTTAATTATTACGGAATATAATCGGTCTGTTCAGGGTTTTTTAGTCGGGCAAGTGCGCAATATTATTAATACCGCCTGGACAGAGATTCAGCCTCCGCCACGAACCGCGGGAAGGGCTAATTACCTGACGGCAATCACACAGGTGAAAGAACAGGACCAAGCTCATATCGTTGAAATTATCGATGTCGAGAAGGTACTGGCCGAAATCGTACATTATGATGTGTCGATTTCTGCGGAAGTTCTGGATGAGAACCTCATGCCAGAAATGGTGGGGCGTAAGGTGTTGATTGTTGATGACTCGGCAACAGCCAGAAATCAAATCAAAGGCACCTTGTCTCAGTTGGGGTTAGAGATCATCGAATGTCGGGATGGATTAGAAGCATATAACCTGTTGCGAAAATGGTGCGATGACGGCAAGAATGTCAGCCAAGAGATTCTGTTCATGATCACGGATGCAGAGATGCCGGAAATGGATGGTTACAAACTCACCTATGAAATTCGTAACGATGAGCGAATGAAAGATCTGCATATCACCTTAAATACATCATTAAGTGGTAGTTTTAACGAAGCGATGGTGAAAAAAGTTGGATGTGACCGGTTTATATCAAAGTTTCAGCCGGATATGTTAGTTCAGGTTGCACAAGACCGATTACGTGAAATTTTACCCTGA
- a CDS encoding YciK family oxidoreductase: MNYSVAPNTLKNRVILVTGAGDGIGKQAAISFAQHGATVILLGRTVKKLEQTYDEIVALELPEPTIVSIDLQEATQQDYGELMQTIEHQFGRLDGVLHNAGLLGDRCSIEQIELATYDTVMQVNVRAQLMMTQALLPLLRQSDDARLVFTSSTVGHQGRAHWGTYSISKFATEGMMQILADELRETNIRVNAINPGGTRTGMRAQAFPSENPDTLKTPEDIMPLYLYLMAPEGREVHGECLAAQSKD; this comes from the coding sequence ATGAATTATTCTGTTGCACCAAACACACTAAAAAACCGTGTGATTTTGGTTACTGGTGCCGGAGACGGTATTGGCAAACAGGCTGCAATTAGTTTTGCTCAACATGGCGCAACGGTTATTTTACTGGGCCGTACGGTAAAAAAACTGGAACAGACCTATGATGAGATTGTTGCGCTCGAACTACCGGAGCCAACGATCGTATCTATAGATTTACAAGAGGCGACACAGCAGGACTATGGTGAATTGATGCAGACGATTGAGCACCAATTCGGTCGTCTGGACGGCGTTCTGCATAACGCGGGGTTACTGGGCGATCGTTGCTCGATTGAACAAATCGAACTGGCGACTTATGACACAGTCATGCAAGTAAATGTCCGTGCTCAGCTCATGATGACTCAGGCACTATTACCGCTATTACGTCAATCAGATGATGCACGACTTGTGTTTACAAGTTCAACGGTCGGACATCAAGGGCGCGCTCATTGGGGCACCTATTCAATCTCAAAATTTGCCACGGAAGGGATGATGCAGATTCTGGCGGATGAACTCCGTGAGACCAATATTCGTGTCAATGCAATCAATCCGGGCGGTACTCGCACCGGCATGCGTGCACAAGCATTTCCATCTGAAAATCCGGATACCTTGAAAACACCAGAAGATATTATGCCGCTGTATCTTTATCTGATGGCGCCCGAAGGCCGGGAAGTTCATGGCGAATGCCTCGCCGCGCAGTCGAAAGATTAA
- the sohB gene encoding protease SohB — protein MDFLLDYGLFLAKIATLVVALVVILVIVKSVSAKSHGAKGELEVIDLTEKYKQTTHHLESYLHDDAYLKARDKAEKKKEKAEHKSAEKEIKKAAKEGGLEAHREPHLFVLDFHGSIDAKEVTSLREEVSAILAVAQSGDEVLLRLESGGGMVHGYGLAASQLDRLKSAGLPLTIAVDKVAASGGYMMACIADKLVAAPFAIVGSIGVIAQLPNFNKLLKKNNIEFEQLTAGEFKRTLTMFGENTDKARDKFKQELEETHVLFKHFIREHRASLDVDKVSTGEHWFGTQAKDLGLIDDIRTSDDLVTEACQQKKVLSVHYVQKKKLTEKIPGMAGEAADRVLLKLMSRGQRPIV, from the coding sequence TTGGATTTTTTATTGGATTACGGCCTGTTTCTGGCCAAGATTGCGACGTTAGTTGTCGCGCTTGTCGTCATACTTGTGATTGTCAAATCAGTCAGTGCGAAGAGCCACGGAGCTAAAGGTGAGTTGGAAGTTATCGATCTGACAGAAAAATATAAACAGACAACACATCATTTAGAATCTTACCTGCATGATGACGCCTATCTGAAAGCGCGTGATAAAGCGGAGAAGAAAAAAGAGAAAGCCGAGCATAAATCTGCTGAGAAAGAGATCAAAAAAGCAGCGAAAGAAGGGGGGCTTGAAGCTCATCGAGAACCACACCTATTTGTGCTTGATTTCCACGGGAGTATTGATGCAAAAGAGGTGACCTCGCTTCGTGAAGAAGTCTCAGCCATTCTGGCGGTGGCGCAATCCGGTGATGAAGTTTTGCTACGGCTTGAATCCGGTGGTGGCATGGTTCATGGGTACGGTCTGGCCGCTTCACAGCTTGATCGTCTGAAATCGGCGGGATTACCCCTCACCATTGCTGTCGATAAAGTGGCAGCGAGTGGTGGATACATGATGGCATGTATTGCGGACAAACTGGTTGCCGCACCTTTCGCGATTGTGGGATCAATTGGTGTTATCGCCCAGTTACCGAATTTCAATAAGCTATTGAAAAAGAATAATATTGAATTTGAGCAACTGACCGCCGGTGAATTTAAACGCACCTTAACGATGTTTGGTGAGAATACCGACAAAGCGCGCGATAAATTCAAACAGGAACTGGAAGAAACGCATGTGCTGTTTAAGCACTTTATCCGCGAGCACCGTGCATCACTTGATGTCGATAAAGTATCAACAGGTGAGCACTGGTTTGGTACACAAGCGAAAGATTTAGGGTTGATCGATGATATTCGTACATCGGATGATCTGGTGACTGAAGCCTGTCAGCAGAAAAAGGTGTTATCTGTCCATTATGTGCAAAAGAAAAAATTGACCGAAAAAATACCGGGAATGGCTGGCGAAGCCGCAGACCGTGTTTTACTCAAATTGATGAGTCGGGGACAACGTCCGATCGTTTAA